In Holophagales bacterium, one DNA window encodes the following:
- the mreC gene encoding rod shape-determining protein MreC, which translates to MNPRISRALLFALLGAQLALLTWQVRRQGERLGLLEELSLRALAPAARGVQAVSSTFGEMAARSRQRRELITENEQLQTEVRELRRDRLRLHALEREVDRLSAAVDYQRASPYHLRIAEVVFADHSALLRTLVVFAGAGGARANQPVVTEAGLVGRVLSVAGDYARVQLITDRAASLGAVLERGERQGVLRGGAEGRLELDFVPRQIEVEVGDRVLTAGIDGVFPPGLPIGTVIEVTPGSELFHRIVVAPAVDFRRLDQVLLLDYQAPPRSLVEASRDAGS; encoded by the coding sequence ATGAACCCGCGAATCTCCCGGGCCCTGCTCTTCGCCCTGCTCGGCGCGCAGCTCGCCTTGCTCACCTGGCAGGTCCGTCGTCAGGGGGAGCGGCTCGGGCTGCTCGAGGAGCTCTCCCTGCGGGCCCTGGCGCCGGCGGCACGCGGCGTCCAGGCCGTGTCGTCGACGTTCGGCGAGATGGCGGCTCGATCCCGGCAGCGGCGCGAGCTGATCACCGAAAACGAGCAGCTGCAGACCGAGGTCCGGGAGCTCCGGCGGGACCGCCTGCGGCTTCACGCCCTCGAGCGCGAGGTCGACCGCCTCTCGGCGGCGGTGGATTACCAGCGGGCGAGCCCGTACCACCTGCGCATCGCCGAGGTGGTCTTCGCCGACCATTCGGCGCTCCTGAGGACGCTGGTGGTCTTCGCGGGGGCCGGCGGTGCGCGAGCAAATCAGCCGGTGGTCACCGAGGCCGGCCTCGTCGGCCGGGTCCTCTCGGTGGCTGGCGACTACGCGCGGGTTCAGCTCATCACCGACCGGGCCGCCAGCCTCGGCGCCGTGCTCGAGCGCGGGGAGCGACAAGGGGTCCTGCGGGGCGGCGCCGAGGGCCGCCTCGAGCTCGACTTCGTCCCGCGGCAGATCGAGGTCGAGGTCGGCGACCGAGTCCTCACCGCGGGGATCGACGGTGTCTTCCCGCCCGGGCTGCCGATCGGCACGGTGATCGAAGTGACCCCGGGAAGCGAGCTCTTCCATCGCATCGTCGTCGCGCCGGCGGTCGACTTCCGCCGCCTCGATCAAGTCCTGCTGCTCGACTACCAGGCGCCGCCGCGGTCGCTGGTGGAGGCGTCGCGCGATGCGGGTTCTTAG
- a CDS encoding rod shape-determining protein — protein MAFSSLLRYFSNDLAIDLGTANTLVYARNKGIVVREPSIVVINKLTNRIEAVGAEAKEMLGRTPGNIEAIRPMKDGVIADFEVTERMLDYFIKKAHGRKVYVHPRIVIGVPGEITQVEKRAVRDSAQKAGASEVYLVEQAMMAAIGAGLPITEPSGNMIVDIGGGTTDVAVISLSGIVYSRSVRVAGNEMDEAIIQYLKRKYNLLIGERTAEAIKCEIGSAWPMKEERSIEIKGRDLVEGVPKTLAISDAEIREALTETVNSIVEAVRMALERTPPELSADIMDKGIVLSGGGALLHGLDARLRAETGLPVVPAEDPLACVVLGTGRVLEELDLLRKVSIR, from the coding sequence ATGGCCTTCAGCTCCCTGCTGCGCTACTTTTCCAACGACCTCGCGATCGACCTCGGGACCGCCAACACCCTCGTCTATGCCCGCAACAAGGGCATCGTGGTGCGCGAGCCGTCGATCGTCGTGATCAACAAGCTGACCAACCGGATCGAGGCCGTCGGCGCGGAAGCCAAAGAGATGCTGGGACGCACCCCCGGCAACATCGAGGCGATCCGACCGATGAAGGACGGCGTCATCGCCGACTTCGAGGTCACCGAGCGGATGCTCGACTACTTCATCAAGAAGGCGCACGGACGGAAGGTCTACGTCCACCCGCGGATCGTCATCGGCGTGCCGGGGGAGATCACCCAGGTGGAAAAGCGGGCCGTGCGCGACTCCGCCCAGAAGGCGGGTGCCTCCGAGGTCTATCTCGTCGAGCAGGCGATGATGGCAGCGATCGGCGCCGGGCTGCCAATCACCGAGCCTTCGGGCAACATGATCGTCGACATCGGCGGCGGGACGACCGACGTCGCGGTCATCTCGCTCTCGGGCATCGTCTACTCGCGCTCGGTTCGCGTGGCGGGCAACGAGATGGACGAAGCGATCATCCAGTACCTGAAGCGCAAGTACAACCTGCTGATCGGCGAGCGCACCGCCGAGGCGATCAAGTGCGAGATCGGCTCGGCGTGGCCGATGAAGGAGGAGCGATCGATCGAGATCAAGGGTCGCGATCTCGTCGAGGGCGTGCCGAAGACCCTCGCCATCTCGGACGCGGAGATCCGCGAGGCGCTCACCGAGACGGTGAACTCGATCGTCGAGGCGGTGCGCATGGCCCTCGAGCGGACGCCGCCCGAGCTTTCGGCCGACATCATGGACAAGGGGATCGTGCTCTCCGGCGGCGGTGCGCTGCTCCACGGTCTCGATGCCCGCCTGCGTGCCGAGACCGGCCTGCCCGTGGTCCCGGCCGAGGATCCGCTCGCCTGCGTCGTGCTCGGTACCGGGCGCGTGCTCGAAGAGCTCGACCTCCTGCGCAAGGTCTCGATCCGCTGA
- the mreD gene encoding rod shape-determining protein MreD, which translates to MRVLSFLLALAVAAGLHLAGLVLVPGFPRLVDLVLIVVVLFARDGRVSTATLGGSAAGLVADALAGGPFGLHGFADTLVGYTAARVAQQLVVQRSSGVILVFTLASALQQALLAALAVLLLPAAELPAAPWMIAKAACTGIVGLLLAQSERLIAGRMATRRAERRTGLRG; encoded by the coding sequence ATGCGGGTTCTTAGCTTTCTGCTCGCGCTGGCGGTCGCTGCCGGGCTGCACCTTGCCGGCCTGGTGCTGGTGCCCGGATTCCCGCGGCTCGTCGACCTCGTTCTGATCGTCGTCGTCCTGTTCGCCCGCGACGGCCGAGTCTCCACCGCGACGCTCGGCGGCTCGGCGGCGGGTCTGGTCGCCGATGCGCTCGCGGGTGGGCCGTTCGGTCTCCACGGTTTCGCCGACACGCTCGTCGGCTACACCGCGGCGCGGGTCGCCCAGCAGCTCGTGGTTCAGCGCTCGAGCGGCGTCATTCTGGTGTTCACGCTCGCCTCGGCGCTCCAGCAGGCGCTCCTCGCCGCTCTTGCGGTGCTCCTCTTGCCGGCCGCCGAGCTGCCTGCGGCGCCGTGGATGATCGCCAAGGCGGCGTGCACCGGGATCGTCGGCTTGCTTCTGGCTCAGAGCGAGCGCCTGATCGCCGGGCGGATGGCAACCCGCCGGGCCGAGCGGCGGACCGGGCTGCGGGGCTAG